The genome window CGGAGCCGGACAGCACGGTGTGGCTACAGCTACGGTATGCGCCCTGATGAACATGAAGTGCGAAATTTTCATGGGTGCCACCGATGTGGAACGCCAGCATACCAACGTAGAGCGTATGAAGATGCTGGGAGCCAAGGTGAACCCTGTGCGCACCGGCAATATGACCTTGAGCGATGCCTGCTCTGAGGCCATACGTGACTGGTGCTGCCACCCACAGGATACCTTCTATATCGTAGGTTCTACCATGGGTCCGCACCCTTATCCAGACATTGTTGCCAAGATGCAGAGCGTAATCTCTGAAGAACTGAAATGGCAGCTTGAGGAGAAGAATGGCCGCGACTATCCTGATTACCTCATCGCCTGTGTGGGTGGCGGAAGCAACGCTGCCGGAACCATCTACCACTACATTGATGATGACCGCGTGAAGATTTACCTGGCTGAGGCTGCCGGTCACGGAATAGATACCGACTACACCGCTGCCACCATGCACTGCGGTACAGAAGGCATCATCCACGGTGCACGCACCCTTGTGATGCAGACCGAGGACGGACAGATAGAGGAAGCCTTTACCATCAGTGCCGGTCTCGACTATCCGGGCATCGGCCCTATGCACGCCGACCTTGCCACATCGGGCAGGAGTCATGTGCTCGCCATCAAGGACGATGAGGCTATCTACGCCGGTTACGAGCTCACCCGCATGGAGGGCATCATTCCGGCTATTGAGAGTGCGCACGCCGTGGCAGCCCTGAAGAAGATGAAGTTCAAGAAGGATGATGTGGTGGTGCTCACCGTATCAGGCCGTGGCGACAAGGATGTAGAAACCTATCTCGCGCACAAGGAAATGGCGGGAGAGTACGGAAACTTCTAATAGCAAAGATTTAATTTTTAAAATGGCAAAGTTTAGTTACAAGACAGTTACCCGCAAGATTCTCGCCGACCTCTATACGCCGGTAGGAGTCTACATGCGACTGAGAGATATTTATCCGCAGTCGGCTCTGATGGAGAGTTCCGACTATCATGGCTCCGAGAATTCGCGCTCCTTCATCGGTGTGCATCCGCTGGCAAGCATCGCCGTGAGTCATGGTGAGGTCATCAAGACCTATCCCGACGGAAGAGTAGAGAAAGAGCAGCTTCCGGCCTTCGGTGCCGGTCAGGGTGAGGAGTGCAAACTCGCCATCTCAAAGAGTATCAACGACTTCATCTCTTCCTTCCATGTAGAGGGCGAGAGCAAGGAGTTCTGCGGACTCTACGGATTCACCACCTTCAATGCGGTGAGATATTTTGAGAACATCCCTGTCAAGGATACCACCATGGAGAAGAATGATGCGCCCGACATCTATTACATCATGTATAAGGACATCATCGTCTTCGACCATTTCAACAACACCATGGAGTTCATTGCGCTCCAGGAAAGTGAAGATCCTCACTCTTCACTTCCAGAGCTCGATGAACTGCTCAAGGCGGTGAACAAGGCCAATGTGAAACCTTATGATTTCCACCCGGTGGACGAAACCACCTCTACGCTCACCGATGAGGAGCACAAGGCAAACATACGCCGATGCATACAGCACTGCCTGCGCGGAGATGTATTCCAGATTGTGGTGAGCCGCCGCTTCGTACAGAAATATGAGGGCGATGATTTCAAACTCTACCGTGCGTTACGCAGCATCAACCCTTCGCCTTACCTCTTCTATTTCGACTTCGGCGGTTTCCGCATCTTCGGTTCTTCGCCTGAAACCCATAACCGCATCGTGGGCAACAAGGCGTTCATTGACCCGATTGCCGGAACCACCCGACGCACAGGAGATATGGAGCAGGACCGCAAGGCTGCCGAATTCCTGCGCAACGACCCGAAGGAGAATGCCGAGCACGTGATGCTGGTAGACCTGGCGCGCAATGATCTGAGCCGCAACTGTCATGGGGTGAAAGTAGATTTCTACAAGGACATGCAGTTCTACAGTCATGTTATCCATCTCGTGAGCCGTGTGAGCGGAGTGTTGGATGAGTATGCCGACCACATCAAGGAGTTTATTGATACCTTCCCTGCCGGCACGCTGAGCGGTGCGCCTAAGGTGAGAGCGATGCAGATTATATCAGAGCTGGAGCCTCACAACCGCGGTGCCTATGGTGGCTGTATCGGTTTCATCGGTCTGAACGGCGACCTGAATCAGGCCATCGTGATACGTACCTTCATTAGCCGAAACGGCGAACTCTGGTTCCAGGCGGGTAGTGGAGTAGTGGCAAAGAGCAATGATGAGTATGAGCTAGAAGAGTGTAACAACAAGCTCGGTGCGCTGACCAAGGCGATTCACATTGCAGAGAAGCTCTAATTTAACATTTAACATTGACAAAAGATGAAAGTAGTAATCATTGATAATTACGATTCCTTTACCTATAATCTGGCCCATCTGGTAAAGGAGTTGGGAGCTGACGTTACGGTGTTCCGCAACGACCAGTTCCAGTTGCCGGAGCTGGAGCGCTTCGACAAGATCATTCTGAGTCCGGGTCCGGGCATTCCGTCGGAGGCGGGACTGCTGATGGATGTTATCCGCAAGTATGCAGGCCGCAAGCCGATGCTGGGCGTATGTCTGGGTCATCAGGCCATAGGCGAGGCGTTTGGAGCCAAGCTTACCAATCTTTCTGAGGTGTATCATGGAGTGGCAACCCCTTGCACCCAGTTTGGCAACGATGTTATTTTCGACGGGTTGGACAAGCGCATAGAGATTGGCAGATACCACTCTTGGGTGGTAGACCGCTCGGGATTCCCTGACTGCCTGGACGTTACGGCCGTAAGCGATGATGGTTGCATCATGGGTCTGAAGCATAAGAACTATGATATTCATGGTATACAGTTTCATCCGGAAAGCGTGCTGACGCCAGACGGCAAGAAGATGGTGAGAAACTGGTTGGAAAAAGCTTAATGACCTTAATGACCAATTACTTTAATGACCACCATGACCGCATGGTGGTTGTTGAGTTTTTTTTGTTTTATGATAAGAAAAAGCAAAGCCTGACGCTCTCTCGAGTGCCAGGCTTTTACAATTAACAATTTTAATTCTTGCTACAATCCTCTCACGAGTTTCACGAGTGGAATCTAACCTGAAAGAGTACCTTTCCCAATAAAGGAAAGGTCTCTAATAACCTTCTTAATCTTTAAAAATATTTACATATCCCAAGCCACAGCACTCGCACCGAGTACGGCAGCAGAACTACCATCAAGGGTAGAAACAAGGAATTTAGCCTTACCCTTGAAGGTGCGGAGCACGTGCTCATCATAAGCCTTCTGGATAGGTTTCATGATGAGGTCGCCAGCCTTGGTCAGACCACCGAAGAAGACGAAAGCCTCTGGTGAAGAGAAGGCTGCGAAATCAGCACAAGCCTCACCGAGCATCTTGCCGGTAAACTCGTATACACGCAGTGCCAGCTTGTCGCCCTTGCCTGCAGCAACGCTCACATCATAAGATGTAATATCCTCAGGGTTCATCTCGCGGAGCAATGAAGGCTCATCGCTCTTCTCGAGGAACTCGCGTGCTGTGCGAGCCACACCAGTGGCAGAGCAGTAAGCTTCGAGACATCCTGTACGGCCACATCCGCAGGTACGGCCCTCTTTGCCACGTACCATGGTAACGTGACCCAATTCGCCTGCGAATCCGTCGCAGCCGTAAACCATCTGTCCGTTGATGACGATACCAGAGCCAACGCCTGTACCGAGCGTAACGTCGATGAAGTTTTTCATGCCTCTTGCTACACCGTATGTCATCTCGCCGAGCGCAGCAGCGTTGGCATCATTGGTCATACCTACAGGCAAGCCGCCGAGGGCTTTGCTGAACAAGTCGGCCAATGGTACCACTCCGTCGTGTGCCCAAGGAAGATTTGGAGCGAATTCAATGGTTCCATTATAATAGTTTGCGTTTGGCGCACCGATACCCATTGCCTTAATCTTGTCAATCCCGCCTACCGTATCAATGATAGGCTGGAGAGCTTCTACGGCTGCCTTTACATAGTCTTCAACTTTTCCGTAACCGCCTGTCTTGATGGCAGTTGTTGCTTTGATCTCTCCGCGAGCATCTACGATGCCGAAAACTGAATTTGTACCGCCGAGGTCAAGGCCTATTACGTACGGTTTAAGTGTATTATCTGTCATGTTAATTATTTAAAATTAGTTAGAATTATTTTATTTCTCGGCAAAGATACTGAAAACTTTTGAATCTCGTTTATTTTTAAATATAAAAAATTTTAATTTTCTTTTTTTCTGCTAGACGATTTGCTGTCCGAAGTTTCTCTGTTGCCCTAAATCCTGTTTATATTCATGCAGAACATCCGCGTAATCCGTGTAATCCGTGCCCGAAAATATAAAAAACGGATATAAAATGAACTTTTAGGCGAAAAAATTGTGCTTTGTGCCCAAAATTTTGTAACTTTGCCGACTGTTAGAAATTGTAACGATACTAAGATGAATTTAGCATTTCCAATTGAGATAAACATCCTTGACTTCATATTCAAAGGAATTGTCATCGGTGTTCTTGCCTCAGCCCCTATGGGTCCGGTAGGCATCCTTTGCATCCAGCGTACACTCAACAAGGGTCGCTGGTATGGGTTTGTAACAGGTGTGGGTGCCGCATGCAGCGACATTGTATATGCTCTGTTTACAGGCTTGGGCATGAGTTTTGTGATGGATTTTGTGAGCAACTCCGAGAACAAGTTCTATCTTCAGATTTTCGGCAGTCTGATGCTCCTCGTATTCGGAATCTACTGCTTCAAGAGCGATCCGATGAAGAACATGCACAAGTCGAGCAACAAGCAGGGTACCCTGATGCACAATGGCATCACGGCGTTCCTCGTAACACTCTCCAATCCGCTCATCGTGTTCCTCTTCATGGCCACCTTCGCGCAGTTTGCTTTCGTCGTACCGGATATGCCGGTAGAAATGGGAGTAGGGTATCTCAGCATCGTCTTCGGAGCCCTGCTGTGGTGGTTCGGACTCACCTGGCTCGTCGACAAGATTAGGAATAAGTTTGATACCAACGGCATCGTCATTATCAATAAGGTAATAGGCAGCGTGGTCATCATCTTCTCCATCATCGCTCTCTTCGGCACGATTTTCAATCTGTATCATCTGCCGGAATTTTAAAAGTCCTTAAACAGGTTTTTAAACACCCCTTCAATCAGAAGAAGGCAAAGCATAAAGTTCAAAAGTTAACAGTTCAAAGTTTATGTTTGTAGCACAAGAATTAAGAAAGAAAAGTATCGCAGAATACTTATTATATATGTGGCAGATTGAGGACATCATCCGAGCTTACGGATGCTCGCTGCCTGTCATCAAAAAGAATTATGTAGACCGGTTCGACTTTACACCCGAGCAGCGCGAGGAAGAACTCGACTGGTTTGGCAACCTGATTCGCATGATGAACGAGGAGGGAAAGCGCGAGGGAGGACACCTTAATATTAATAAGGTGATACTGAAGGACGTCATTGATCTGCACGGCATGCTGCTGCAGAGCACCAAGTTTCCTATCTACAATGCCGAATATTACAAGGTGCTGCCTTTCATCGTAGAGCTGCGCCAGCGGGGCGACAAGGATCTCAACGAGATTGAAACCTGCCTCGATGCTCTCTATGGTGTGATGATGCTGCGCCTGCAGAAGAAGGAAATTACGCCCGAAACCGAAAGGGCCATCAAGGAGATAACCGTTTTCATAGGTCTGCTCAGCGATTATTACATCAAAGACCGAACCGAGGGACTCAAGTTTGATGATGACGACATGTAGGGATTAGTTATTAGTGATTACTTTTTAAGAATATACATTATTATATATTTACAACAGGATGAACGAAATAGAAAGAAGAAGAACATTTGCCATTATCTCTCACCCGGATGCTGGTAAGACAACATTGACCGAGAAGTTTCTGCTTTTCGGTGGACAGATTCAGGTGGCAGGTGCTGTAAAGAATAACAAGATTCGCAAAACTGCGACTTCTGACTGGATGGATATTGAGAAACAGCGTGGTATCTCGGTATCTACATCTGTAATGGAATTTGATTATCTCCCTGCCGGACAGGAGGGAGAACCTTATAAGGTGAATATCCTGGATACTCCAGGTCACCAGGACTTCTGCGAGGATACCTACCGCACACTTACAGCCGTAGATTCAGCCATCATCGTGGTTGACTCTGCCAAGGGTGTGGAGGCACAGACCCGTAAACTCATGGAGGTGTGCCGCATGAGAAATACCCCGGTAATCATCTTCATCAACAAGATGGACCGTGAGGGACGCGACCCGTTTGATGTGCTTGACGAGTTGGAAGAAGAGCTCAAAATCAAGGTTCGCCCGCTGAGTTGGCCTATCGGTCAGGGCGCCCGTTTCAAGGGTGTTTACAACATCTACGAGCATCAGCTGAACCTCTTTACCCCTAACAAACAGCGAGTTACCGAGAAGGTAGAGGTAGACATCCAAAGTTCAGAACTCGACGAGCGGGTTGGTGAACGTGAGGCTGCACAACTGCGTGAGGAACTGGAACTGGTAGATGGTGTTTACCCTAAGTTTGAGGAAGAAACCTACCGTTCGGCCGAAGTAGCACCTGTGTTCTTCGGTTCGGCACTGAACAATTTTGGTGTTCAGGAACTCCTCGACTGTTTTGTTCATATTGCTCCATCTCCTAGACCCACCCAGGCAGATGAGCGACTGGTGAAGCCTGAAGAACCTAAGTTCAGTGGTTTCATCTTCAAAATTACAGCCAATATTGATCCAAACCACCGCTCCTGCATCGCTTTCTGTAAGATATGCTCGGGCAAATTTGTGAGAAATCAGCCATATTACCACGTGCGCTTGGATAAGAACGTGCGTTTCTCTTCGCCTACCCAGTTCATGGCACAGCGCAAGAGTACCATTGACGAGGCTTATCCGGGTGACATTGTAGGTTTGCCAGACAACGGTATTTTCAAGATAGGAGATACGTTGACGGAGGGAGAGAAGATGCATTTTCGCGGTTTGCCAAGCTTCTCTCCACTCCTTTTCAAGTACATCGAGAATGATGACCCGATGAAGAGCAAGCAGTTCCAGAAGGGATTGGAGCAGCTCATGAACGAGGGTGTGGCGCAGCTCTTCGTCAACCAGTTCAACGGCCGCCGCATCGTGGGCACGGTTGGTCAGCTGCAGTTCGAGGTTATCCAGTACCGCCTGGAGAACGAGTACAACGCCAAGTGCCGCTGGGAGCCCGTGCATCTTCACAAGGCTTGCTGGATAGAGGCAGATGACGAGAAGGAACTCGAGAACTTCAAGAAGCGCAAGTACCAGTACATGGCCAAGGATATTGAGGGGCGCGATGTCTTTCTTGCCGATTCGGGCTACGTGTTGAGCATGGCGCAGCAGGATTTTGAACACATCAAGTTCCATTTCACATCGGAATTCTAAATCAATGTAAAAAAGATGGATGAAGAAATTCTAGATTACAACGGGCAGAAAGAGGGATGGGTCAGTAAGATGGTGGATTGGCAGAAAAAACATATTTCTGACCGCCAGATGACCCTTATCCTGGCTTTTATCATCGGCCTTCTGGCGTCGGTGGCAGGATATTTCCTGCACGGCATTGTGCACGAAATACAGTTGCTGCTCACTTCGGGATTTAACAAGGGCACCTATAACCTGCTCTTCCTGCTCTTCCCGATTGTGGGCATTTACCTCACCATGCTCTTTATTAAATATGTGGTCAGAGATAATATTTCCCACGGTATCACCCGTGTGCTTTACGCCATCTCTACCAAAAATTCCAAGCTCAAGGCCCACAACTGCTGGTCATCGGTGGTGGCATCAGGTATCACCATCGGTTTCGGTGGTTCCGTGGGAGCCGAGGCTCCTATTGTGCTCACGGGTTCGGCCATCGGCTCAAACCTGGGACAAATCTTCCGCATGGACAAGAAAACCATGATTCTGCTGGTGGGCTGTGGCGCCTCTGCAGCCATTGCTGGAATCTTTAAGGCGCCTATTGCCGGACTCGTGTTTACGCTTGAGGTGCTGATGGTAGACTTGAGCATGGCTTCCTTGCTGCCTATCCTTATCAGTTGTGTAACAGCTACTTGCTTTACCTACATCCTGATGGGCTCCAAGAGCCTTTTCGATTTTACGCTTACCAATCCGTGGGCGCTCGACCGCGTGCCTGCCTGCTTGTTATTGGGCATCTTTTGCGGTTTGGTGAGCCTTTATTTCATGCGCACCATGTCGGCATGCGAGGGCTTCTTTGCCAAGCTTTCGCCTTATCCATACGTAAAGCTGCTGTTTGGCGGACTGATTCTGAGTTCGCTCATCTTCCTCTTCCCTTCGCTCTATGGCGAAGGCTATACGGCAGTCAACGTGCTGCTGAAGGGACAGAATGTGGAAGACTGGGGGCAGGTGATGAGCCGTTCGCTCTTCTACGGGCACAACCAGCTGCTCATCCTCTATATCGCCTTGGTAACCTTTACCAAGGTTTTTGCCACCTCGGCCACCAATGGTAGTGGCGGATGCGGTGGTACCTTTGCTCCTTCGCTCATTATCGGAGGTTTTGCCGGTTTCCTCTTTGCGCGCCTTTGGAATGTGAATCAGGTAGGTGTCTATGTTCCTGAGCAGAACTTTACACTGATGGGGATGGCGGGCCTCATTACGGGCGTGATGCATGCACCGCTTACGGGCATCTTCCTCATCGCCGAACTCACGGGCGGCTACCAGCTCTTCATGCCGCTGATGATAGTGTGCATCTCTTCGCTGCTCACCATCAGCATCTTCGAGAGTCACAGCATCTACGCCCTGCGTCTGGCTAGAGAGGGCAAGCTGCTCACCCACCATATTGACAAGGCTGCGCTCACCCTGCTGGGCATGCAGGATATCATTGAGAAAGACTATCATCCAGTAGGTTCGGATCTGCCGATGAGCAAGCTGGTGAGTGAGATAAGTCGCAGTAACAACAACTTTCTGCCTGTTTTGGATCAGGCGGGTGTGCTGTTGGGAGTAATAGATATTACGAAGATTCGCCACATCATCTTCCGCACCGAACTGTATCAGCATTTCACCGTGCGTCAGCTGATGATGCAGCCTGCTGCCGTTCTTACCGAACATGACAGTATGGACGAGGTGATGCAGAAATTTGATAAAACCGATGCCGCCCAACTGCCAGTGGTTGATGTGGCAGGCGTACTTAAGGGTTACATCAGCCGTACTAGAATCTATTCCATGTACAGGCAGATTGTAGCGGATATGTCGGCAGAGTAGGAGTTTTAAGTGAAGAGTGAAGAACGATGAGTGAAGCATTCAACGGCTTTGCTGGTTTTATTTTAAAATATTACTGTTTTATGGAGAAGAAGGATTTGAGAATTGTTTTCATGGGAACACCGGAGTTTGCGGTAGAATCCCTCAAGTGCCTGGTAGAGGGCGGTTATAACGTGGTGGCTGTGGTTACCCAGCCTGATAAACCGGTGGGCAGACATCAGGATACGCTGCAACCTTCGCAGGTTAAGCAATATGCCGTAGAGCATGGTTTACCGGTGCTGCAGCCTGTAAAGATGAAGGACCCTGACTTTGTGGAGCAGTTGCGTTCTTATCAGGCTGACTTGCAGGTGGTAGTTGCTTTCCGCATGCTGCCAGAGGTGGTTTGGGCGATGCCGAAATATGGTACATTTAATGTACATGCAGCCCTCCTTCCGCAGTATCGCGGTGCGGCGCCTATCAACTGGGCAGTGATTAATGGCGAGAAGGAGACGGGTGTTACCACCTTCTTCCTCGACCACGATATTGATACCGGTCGCATCATCCTGCAGAAACGTTTTCCTATTCCGGAGACGGCAAATGTGGAGTATGTTTATGACGGGTTGATGCATCTTGGTGCTGAATTGGCGCTGGAAACCATTGATGCGCTCATCGCTGCCGATGGCAATATCGGTTCCATTCCTCAGAGCGAAATGATAGGACAGGGTGCCGAACTTAAGCCGGCTCCGAAAATCTTCAAGGATACTTGCCGCATCGACTTCCACAAGCCTGCCAAGCAGGTGTATGATTTCATCCGCGGTCTTTCTCCATACCCTGGTGCATGGACTGAAATTAAGAAGAAGGAGACAGTAGTATTCTTTGACGATCCTAAGGGCGATGATGATTACGTGAGGTTCCCTGAGCCTACTGCTCATCCATCCCATAAGCAGAGTACACAGAAAATTCAGGTACTTAAGATATTTTCTACCCGTCTTTCATGTATGAAGCGTGGTGATGCGCCTGTGGGATCGCTCCGCGTTGAGGGGAAGTCGTTACAAGTAGCCTGCCTTGACGAATGGCTCATTATTCAGGAGTTGCAGCTCAGTGGCAAGAAACGCATGGATGCTTCTGCTTTTCTCAATGGTATGAAGGACATAGCTTATTATGAGTGTTTGAAGAAAGATGTTAGTGACGATTTTTAAGATTCAAAAGATTTTTGATTTTTAGTTTTATAGTATTATGACTGTAGATGAAGACATCAAGCGTGCTGTAGAGTGCATGCGAAAGGGTGGAGTGATACTCTATCCTACAGATACCGTATGGGGCATAGGATGCGACGCCACCAACCCTGAAGCGGTAAAGAAAGTTTATGAAATAAAGAAACGTGACGATTCTAAGGCGCTTATCTGCCTGATTGATTCTGCTGACCGCATGGCGCGTTATTTCCGCAATGTGCCACAGGTGGCATGGGATTTCATCGATGCTGCCATGCCTGTAAAGCCTACTACGGTTATTCTTGATGATGCGAGTGGTGTGGCTAATAATCTGGTAGCAGAGGATGGAAGTCTGGCGATGCGTATAACCTATGAGCCTTTCTCCAAACAACTCTGTTACCGTTTTCAGAAGCCTATTGTAAGTACAAGTGCTAATGTGAGTGGTGAGCCTGCTGCACAGAATTATCGCGACATCTCCGAGGAAATCCTCAATGCTGTAGATTATGTTTGCTGGAGCCGTCGTCAGGAGCATAAACCTCATCAGCCTTCCAGCATCGTTAAGATTGCTAAGGATGGTGAAGTGAAAGTAATCAGATAAGTTTTCAATTCATCCTTATATGAAATGCCTGCTAGAGGGATATTTTCTTCCCTTAGCAGGCTTTTTTGTATGTTTTCAGTCTATAATATACTTAAAGAAGTACTATTGCAATTCGTTTATATGACAAAAAAGAATTTCCGCTCAATACGGATATATAACAAGAAACCCTGCAAGAAAGAATCTTGCAGGGTTTATCTTGGGTGGAAGGTGGGACTCGAACCCACGACATTCAGAACCACAATCTGACGCTCTAACCAACTGAACTACGTCCACCATATTGGTTATGTTTTGCTTTTTCAAAAATAGTTGGGTGGAAGGTGGGACTCGAACCCACGACATTCAGAACCACAATCTGACGCTCTAACCAACTGAACTACGTCCACCATATTCTTGTTAAGCGGGTGCAAAGGTACGAAAAAAAAATGGTTCTACCAAATTTTTTCGTACCTTTTTTCTTATTTTTTATTTTGCAGGGCTTGTTGGAACAACTGGAGCTGCCTTCTGGGCATCTGCACCAGCTGCAGGAACAGCCTTCTGAGCACCTGCTGCTGCATCCTTGCTAGCACCTGGCATAGCAGGAAGAGCGGTCTGCTCCTGAGTGGCTCCCTCCAAAACACTGCTTTCGCCAGCTGCCTGAGGGGCTACATAAGCACATGCCACGCTGATGACAACCAAGGCTGCAGCGAGGCCCCATGTTAATTTCTCAACAATGTCAGTGGTCTTGCGAACACCCATGATTGAGTTGGTTGAAGAGAAGTTACTTGCAAGTCCACCTCCCTTTGATTCCTGGATGAGCACGATGAAAATCATCAGGATAGCTACCAGGACGATTAATACTACTAATAATGTGTAAGCCATTTTTTAAAACTAGTTTTATTTATTTATTATTCTTCTTTATTTCTTCTTGCTGTTCAGCATCAGTTTCTCAAGGAATCTGAGCTGGTCAACATAATATCCGTTCTTGTCAGGATGCTGCTGATGCAGGCGGCTGATGATTTCGTAAGCCCTCTGATACTTGCCCTGCTTGATGTAGATGCGGGCGAGGGTTTCGGTGAATACACCGCTGTTTTCCTCTTCGCCATCCTTGCCGGAATCGGTCTGAAGTTCGGGAGTAAATTCTGGTTTGTAATCTTCGTCCTGCTGGATTTTAGGCAGTTTGAAACCGCCATCCTCCATAAAGTCGTCGATGAGACTCATGGTGCGCGAAGTATCTTCTGGCTCCTGCTGGTCTTCGGTCTCCATGAGATAAGCCACATAGTCTACAGCCGCGTCAGCAGGTGTAGGCTTACGTTTCTCCTTCTTCTCTTCTTCGTCTTCTTCCATAGGAATGGATCCCAGGAAGTGGTCGATGAGGTCACTAGTACGGTCCCCGTGTTTTTCTGCTCCTATTCCTCTTACGCCTTGCTGCTTGTTGGATTCAGCCTCTTCAGGGGCGTTTTTTATCTGATAGTGGGCTGCCTCTACCATCTCGAAGATAATCTTACGGTCGGTGATGTAGATGGCTGCACGGCGCAGTTCTTCGTCGAAACTCGGGTCGTGGAGCAGGTACAGATTCTTCAACATCAGCAGGCGTGCCGTCTGATAATACGGATATAAGGCCAAGAGGGCGCGCAAGTCGTAGAGCGTCTCTCGGTTCATTTCCTCCGGGTGTTGTATCAATCTGCTTAATTCCACGATATTTTTACTTTACTTTACTTTATTTTACTTTGAACTTTGAACATTGAATTTTGAACTTTATGATTAGTAAAGCCGTTGAATTCTTCACTCTTCACTTTTCGTTCTTCACTTACTTTACCAGTTAGCTACCGTAGCGTTGAATATCTGGTCTACCAGGTCTTTGATAATCTGGGTTACCAGTTCTTCCTGCACCGAGGCAAGGCTCTGAGTGGTGTCGTAGGTCTTGGCAGATGTAAACTGCTTTTCAAAGTCCTCGGCATGGTTCTTGGTGTTGGTGAAACGTACGTTTACGGTGATACTGAGCTCGGTCTGTGCTGAGTATCCCTCAGAACTAACCGACTTGTTGCGCTGAGAATATTGGGTGATTTCGCCCTCTATCTTCAGGTCTCCGTTGCGTGACACCTGTATGAGCTGGGTGTTGCTGGCAAACTTATCCTTGAGTTCGTTGTTGAACATCGGACCCATCGGACCCCACACATACGAACTTCTGATAGGGAAGTCGGCTATCTGTATGGTCTTGGTTTTGGTGTAGTCG of Segatella copri contains these proteins:
- a CDS encoding DUF4924 family protein, encoding MFVAQELRKKSIAEYLLYMWQIEDIIRAYGCSLPVIKKNYVDRFDFTPEQREEELDWFGNLIRMMNEEGKREGGHLNINKVILKDVIDLHGMLLQSTKFPIYNAEYYKVLPFIVELRQRGDKDLNEIETCLDALYGVMMLRLQKKEITPETERAIKEITVFIGLLSDYYIKDRTEGLKFDDDDM
- a CDS encoding ROK family protein, with product MTDNTLKPYVIGLDLGGTNSVFGIVDARGEIKATTAIKTGGYGKVEDYVKAAVEALQPIIDTVGGIDKIKAMGIGAPNANYYNGTIEFAPNLPWAHDGVVPLADLFSKALGGLPVGMTNDANAAALGEMTYGVARGMKNFIDVTLGTGVGSGIVINGQMVYGCDGFAGELGHVTMVRGKEGRTCGCGRTGCLEAYCSATGVARTAREFLEKSDEPSLLREMNPEDITSYDVSVAAGKGDKLALRVYEFTGKMLGEACADFAAFSSPEAFVFFGGLTKAGDLIMKPIQKAYDEHVLRTFKGKAKFLVSTLDGSSAAVLGASAVAWDM
- a CDS encoding anthranilate synthase component I family protein; amino-acid sequence: MAKFSYKTVTRKILADLYTPVGVYMRLRDIYPQSALMESSDYHGSENSRSFIGVHPLASIAVSHGEVIKTYPDGRVEKEQLPAFGAGQGEECKLAISKSINDFISSFHVEGESKEFCGLYGFTTFNAVRYFENIPVKDTTMEKNDAPDIYYIMYKDIIVFDHFNNTMEFIALQESEDPHSSLPELDELLKAVNKANVKPYDFHPVDETTSTLTDEEHKANIRRCIQHCLRGDVFQIVVSRRFVQKYEGDDFKLYRALRSINPSPYLFYFDFGGFRIFGSSPETHNRIVGNKAFIDPIAGTTRRTGDMEQDRKAAEFLRNDPKENAEHVMLVDLARNDLSRNCHGVKVDFYKDMQFYSHVIHLVSRVSGVLDEYADHIKEFIDTFPAGTLSGAPKVRAMQIISELEPHNRGAYGGCIGFIGLNGDLNQAIVIRTFISRNGELWFQAGSGVVAKSNDEYELEECNNKLGALTKAIHIAEKL
- a CDS encoding peptide chain release factor 3: MNEIERRRTFAIISHPDAGKTTLTEKFLLFGGQIQVAGAVKNNKIRKTATSDWMDIEKQRGISVSTSVMEFDYLPAGQEGEPYKVNILDTPGHQDFCEDTYRTLTAVDSAIIVVDSAKGVEAQTRKLMEVCRMRNTPVIIFINKMDREGRDPFDVLDELEEELKIKVRPLSWPIGQGARFKGVYNIYEHQLNLFTPNKQRVTEKVEVDIQSSELDERVGEREAAQLREELELVDGVYPKFEEETYRSAEVAPVFFGSALNNFGVQELLDCFVHIAPSPRPTQADERLVKPEEPKFSGFIFKITANIDPNHRSCIAFCKICSGKFVRNQPYYHVRLDKNVRFSSPTQFMAQRKSTIDEAYPGDIVGLPDNGIFKIGDTLTEGEKMHFRGLPSFSPLLFKYIENDDPMKSKQFQKGLEQLMNEGVAQLFVNQFNGRRIVGTVGQLQFEVIQYRLENEYNAKCRWEPVHLHKACWIEADDEKELENFKKRKYQYMAKDIEGRDVFLADSGYVLSMAQQDFEHIKFHFTSEF
- a CDS encoding LysE family translocator; the protein is MNLAFPIEINILDFIFKGIVIGVLASAPMGPVGILCIQRTLNKGRWYGFVTGVGAACSDIVYALFTGLGMSFVMDFVSNSENKFYLQIFGSLMLLVFGIYCFKSDPMKNMHKSSNKQGTLMHNGITAFLVTLSNPLIVFLFMATFAQFAFVVPDMPVEMGVGYLSIVFGALLWWFGLTWLVDKIRNKFDTNGIVIINKVIGSVVIIFSIIALFGTIFNLYHLPEF
- the trpB gene encoding tryptophan synthase subunit beta — protein: MYQVDEKGFFGKFGGAYVPEILYKCVTELQQAYKPIIESEEFKKEYRALLKDYVGRPSPLYYAKRMSEKYGCQLYLKREDLNHTGAHKINNTIGQILMAKKMGKTRIIAETGAGQHGVATATVCALMNMKCEIFMGATDVERQHTNVERMKMLGAKVNPVRTGNMTLSDACSEAIRDWCCHPQDTFYIVGSTMGPHPYPDIVAKMQSVISEELKWQLEEKNGRDYPDYLIACVGGGSNAAGTIYHYIDDDRVKIYLAEAAGHGIDTDYTAATMHCGTEGIIHGARTLVMQTEDGQIEEAFTISAGLDYPGIGPMHADLATSGRSHVLAIKDDEAIYAGYELTRMEGIIPAIESAHAVAALKKMKFKKDDVVVLTVSGRGDKDVETYLAHKEMAGEYGNF
- a CDS encoding anthranilate synthase component II, which produces MKVVIIDNYDSFTYNLAHLVKELGADVTVFRNDQFQLPELERFDKIILSPGPGIPSEAGLLMDVIRKYAGRKPMLGVCLGHQAIGEAFGAKLTNLSEVYHGVATPCTQFGNDVIFDGLDKRIEIGRYHSWVVDRSGFPDCLDVTAVSDDGCIMGLKHKNYDIHGIQFHPESVLTPDGKKMVRNWLEKA